Genomic segment of Vulpes lagopus strain Blue_001 chromosome 7, ASM1834538v1, whole genome shotgun sequence:
TCTTTCATATGGATCAATAATGAAAGCTAAGCATGAAACTACAAATAGAATCATAACATATACACATTTAACTTATGGAAATCCAATTGTATGCTCttaacaaataaaaggaaaaaacaaattttaaaatgtgggtgatttcattatgaattttatatatatatatatatatatatatatatatatatatatatataaaacatgtaattATAGGTAATTCTGACTACATGTAATTGAAGATATGAGCACTCTTTCCAGAGTACTTTCTTCTACCGTTGCTAATGGCAAAGCAAGATAATTAAAaccaatttacaaatatttgcgGGATACAAACCTATAGATTTCaacattcttgtttttttgtctAGAGAGTTTAGAGGCACTTGCTTCTCCAGCCACAATTATGGTGTTGTTTTCCATGACCACACCAGCACACACGGTTCCCAAGCCCTCTCCATACTTGGGAGAGGAGACAAAATAGGTCTTCCGTGAAACAGGATCAAAACAAAAACTGGCGTCCCCATAGTTCCTATGTCTTGACCTGATTCCTGAAGAATTGTTGCCAATGCAAAGCAACAGACTAGTAGTCTCCATGCCATAACGAAGATTTAGAGAGTGCTGCTGGGGTGTCTTGATGGCTTTGAACGCATTTTGAATTATGTCAATGCAATTTGCATCACATAGAAGCATTGTGTTCCTTTTTAGGGCttgtcttaaaaaagaaggatTTATAAGTTCCAATCTGACCTGCTTCAAAAGCTCAACAAGATGCTCTGTGCGCATTTCTTGGTTATGATTTACCCACCTCAGGACTAAGTCCAGAATGCTCTCTTCTCTCGATATGTTAAGGTCATCTGATTTGATAAGTTTCAGAAATTGGTGTGCTTCGATTTCTAGTATTTCTTCATGTAAGCTTACCTCAGCAAAGTgttgatataaatatttcttcGATTGATCAGATAAATCTTCAGCTCCTATCTGCTTTGCAAAATAGTAGATACCTACACAGTTTGAGGCATCCATATGGTCCATCATATATTTTTGACACACACTAAAGATTTCTTCCATCTGCATAAAATAGGCAGCCATAGCTACAGTCTGTACATTGGCATTATTGATTTCTAAAGCCGCATTGTACATGTAATTCAATATCACGGACACACTTTCTGCTGTGATGTCATAAAGTATGACTTCCCTCTGAGTACATTCAAGTAGTCCACAGGTGAACATAGCTTTGAAATAGGGACTAAATGCAGATAGGACCAGCCGGTGGCAAGGAAATTTCTCCCCTTCTGCTATCAGTACTACATCTATCATTTCTGCTAATTCTCTCATGTTCTTAACTTGATTCAGTAAGTTCAAACTatgttggtatttttcttttccctcagtcTTGCACTCCATGATACACTTTTCAATGTTTCTAAGTATGACGTCTTCAAATTTAGCTGGATTCTTGAGGGGCTATTTGCATGTCTGATTATTCACAAAGCAACAGAGATGTCCTAGAACACTCCTGATGGAAAGCAAAGAATCCTGTTTCCTGTAAGAAAAAGATTCTCTGTGATTTAAATATGCAGCATTAGTACTAAgaagtatttataaataagtgTTATGCATTCCAAATGCAGTAGTTTAAGACAACCACTTTTGTATCTAAAAATAATGTGAGAGTATAAACAAGTAAATTATTAACTACTAACACTATTAACCTAATCTGCAGCAGAGATTTTTCTATGAGGGCTGGTAAATCCTCCCTGGCAAGGTGAATGAAGAGAAGTGATAAGATGGTACATTTTGTGATTCCATTTGCTGTTACCAAATACAGCGGGCTCGCAGGCCAAGGAGCAGGGGCATTAGGTAACCTGCTCTTCGAGGAGATGCATCACTGAAAATGTCATGTGCACCTGCCCCCAAAAACACACTCGAATGTTATAATGGCCACAGAACCACACAGGAggactaagggaaaaaaaagtccattaAAATTCTGTTCAAACTTCTCCTCTGggggaaataattcaaaatggtgCTTTGGAAAGCACCACCAAATGACTGCTGATCTGAGAATTCGTAACACTCGAAACATACAAGTAAACCATTCTAAACTTAGAAAGTGCACAAAAGCCATCCCATTCCTCCATCCCCACTTCTTGTTAAGCTTCTCTTTGCTCCCTACTTTACAGCAGCTGCGATGGACTCCCTTCTCCCCTTAAAAAGCACTGGTCTAATCAAAAGTCTCTTGAACCTAGTTGTCTGTCTTCACCTTGCCCTGGGGAATGGAAACAGGGCCCTTCAAGGACATTAATTAGCTATTTTGATTTAAAGAAAGACATTCCTGGAGTCAGCAACCTTCAGGGGAGAAGCAGATCTCCAGGCCCTGTCACCCTGTCTAGTTCTTACTTGGTTATAAGTTGCACACAGTGAGAATAAATGATGGTAGAAAAGTCAGTACTAAGTACTAGGAATTAAGAGAGGAAGACAGGCAGTAATTTCAATCAGACAAAAGCTAATTTTTCAGCTGTAAAAGTTCTAAATGTTCTACATCTCTGTAATCCTATCAAGATTAGAACACTCAGTGAGATTTCTCCATTTCAATTCTCAGTGTATTGCAATGAGAGATGGcactttttttggtgttgaattaaAGTTCATTTCAGGAAACAAGGGTTAGGCACCATAGGAAGATTTAAGTATATAATGGCAACTATAATACCTAAAAATCACTGCACTGGAGCATGTAGAATGATAACAACTAGCCAATCTCAGAACCTGTATACCCGAATCAGGAATAAAACCCTGCTTGTCAGATGTGCCAGCATTAATGGCTCAGCTTTATTTCAATAAAAGCTTAAGTCTTTGTGAGGCCTTGCAGGTTAAAAGTGAACCTTTGCTTTTTTACTTTCATCTGTTTTAGACTTTAACAAAGAGAATCCAATTGTGGGTAATTAAGAGgtcattttatttctaagctCTCCTACAACACATTAGGAGTAGCCCAAGTCATATCATGTGGACTTCTTTGTACATAAACACATCAATCAACTTTATAGATGGCAGCTGTTACTTTGAGCTGAAAACCAGAAGTTTCcttataaggaaataaatattaacaaatttctACTATTCCATTTGTACTGATACCTAAAAATCACTTAGAGGATATTGGTACCAGTGCTAGAAAGCCAAGAGCAGTTTCCAGATAGGATCACTAGATCCAGTATGATGTAGGCAGTTCAGACTCATTAGTTCCTAAAGTGTTGACCTTGATGCTGCTAGGAAGAAATGAGATGCTAGGGACTCTGACGTTATGACAGCAAACCTAggattttgtatcttttttttttttttttttaagatttatttatttaggggtatggggggtggctcagttgttgaacatctgcctttggctcaggtcatgatcctggggtcctgggattgagccccacatcaggctccctgcatggagcctgcttctcctctgcctgtgtctctgcctctctgtgtctctcatgaaaaaataagtaaaatctttttaaaaaacgatttaattatttgagagaatgagagagagcataagcaggattgcagggcagagggagaagcagactctccactgagctgggagcccgatgtggggcttgatcccaggaccctggggtcatgacctgagccaaagggggacgcttaaccaattgagccacccaggtgcctcaggattTCGTATATTTAAGATAGGAACCAAACCACCCTTGTTGAACTTTGTGGCATAGGGCTAGCTTAATAAAAACACAGGGAGCATCAGTttcaaagagaagttaaaaatggaataacTAGTAAAATATGtgcttcttttctttataaatatagtaGTACCTTGTAAACAACTTTGCAGTGGACAATGTTGGGTTTCCCCCAGAGTCCAACCTGCCTTCTCTTGGAGCAGATAGAGTAGGACCACTGTGGCTGGTTCAAGGACAGATGTGAGACCACATCTGTCACATTCTGGCTAAATCAGAGTGAAGTTCAGGTCTCTGGTTCAATGGCTGGGGTGTCCATGTGTTATGTAGATGAGAGGTCTGGAACTGCTACAGCCATGTCCCCATAAGCCAGCATGAGGACATAGTTAATATagggaagaaggcagagaatCCAGAGCATGGGTTTGAAACATGCTTTACatctctatttttcagttttcagtgaCAAACcatttcctttattgtttaaGCTAGTTTGAATTGGGATTGCTGTAACTGACACTCAAGAGTCCTTTCTGGTACAAAGTGGCATATGCAAAAAAGGTTGAGGAAAGGTTGCTAAAGGTAATTGCAATTACATATTTTGCAAAATTACACTTCTGTTATATTCTTATGTTTTCTGATAGTATACTGTCAAGTAAAAGAACTAGAGAAGcttctaattattctttttttaaaaaaaatattttatttatttgagagagaaagagtgagaaagcatGTGAAAGACTCTGAAGGAGAGAAAGTGaccagggaggaggaaagagggaggtagTGGGAGcgggaaaagaatctcaagcacacagccaatacagggctcaatctcatgacctcgagatcatgacttgagctgaaaccaaaagcttgatgcttaaccaactgagccagccaggcacccctttgtttcttcttgtgATCACTAAGTGATTCTGAGTTTACCTCTTCTCATTTAATGGCCACAGGTGCAGgaattgagttttaaaatcagTTCTGACTCCAAAATCTGCAGTCTTAACCATTCACTCTCAAGCAAGAGTGGGCAAAgtagggccagagagtaaatattttaggttcttGGGCTCTAGGGTCTCATTCCTAAcaactcaactctgctgttgtaatgcaaaatgtatgtatgtatgtaatacataaacaaatgagcatggctgtgtgcCAATGAAATGTTTTAGGGCTACTGAAACTTGAAtttcatatcttttcatgtgtcacgAAACagtattcttttgatttttattttttttatttatttattttttaatttaattttatttatttatgataggcacacagtgagagagagaggcagagacacaggcagagggagaagcaggctccatgcaccgggagcctgacgtgggactcgatcccgagtctccaggatcgcgccctgggccaaaggcaggcgccaaaccgctgcgccacccagggatcccttcttttgatttttaaaagctatttagaATTAAATCCATTCCTAGCTTTGGCTATACAAAAACAGGCCACAGGACAACGACTCTTGCTCTACTGTTACAAATAAGTCCATTTTCTAGATCATGAAAAGGACAATATCCCATCTGTGTGGCTAACCTCCACTTCTCTGCTTAAGCCCCGCTGAAGAGTTTTgattcaaaaagattaaaaaagatcATCTGGTTGTCCCCAAGGATCCCAAATGTAAGTCAATTTTTTGAACACACACTTTATTTGGATGCAGCTTGTCTGCACCAAATATTGgcttcaacaacaacaaacacttttaaaacagaaataactgtTTCCAACATTCTGAAGaaacatttatgaattttttagagggtgtatatatttgttaagtaTCCCCTCCTTCCACTTGTTTTATACACCTCTTGAAAGCTACTCAAGATTTCAATGGATTTATGGACCAAATGAATTTACTGATGGAAATCCTGGAAAATATCCAGGCAGTTAAATGTACCACCATACTTTCAAAGACGTTCTCAGCATTGTGTCCTGTACCTATAAGGTCCAGAGAAGATACTGGCATTGTAGATGGGGGCTCTTAAGTGAGTGTGTGCTGGATTTGAATCTCAGTTTAGCCACTTACTTGCTATAATCCTAAAATGACTTAACCTTTCCAAACCTtggtttgttcatctgtaaaatggggagaatgtATATAAAAGTAGGTCAGTTCTTGGCATCAATAAATGgaaatcattgttattttatagTAGCATAGGAGAGTGTAGCTCAGAGTTTAGACACATGGGCTTTGGCTGGGTTACTGAGGTCTGGGTTTGAATTGCCCTACTTGCTCTACTATCTAGTGACATGAGCAAGTTTCTTAGCCTTTCCTAGCCttgttcagttttctcatctttgagAATTATTTAAGAATAGTTGGGAGAATTCAAGAAGACCATGCATGTACAATACATCATTTGCTTGGTAAAATCTGTTTGGTACAACTGAAGCAGGATACACCTGTAGAAATGATTTTCTAATAATAACAATGTTTGGGTCCATATACAAACTGCTTGTGGGTACAGACACAgcttataaataaaagagagcTGACAGCaactttttcttgtaatgaggGCAGAGAGGGCATTCTCCTCTcatcagcaaaacaaaactgtataAATGTTCTCAATGGTATCAATGGGAAGTTATTCTCTGTTCCAATTTATAGAAGACTGAACTGGTGCATTCATATTAATAGTACCCATAATaacagagaaaaaatgagtagcaAAGATAAATACAAATCACAAGAATAAAGCCTAATTACTTTGCAAATCCAAAATGCAGTTATACCCATGTCCAGTGTATTTAGTTTTGAAAGATAAACTGCTACAAATTTTAATGTGGCATAAAAATGTTAAACTGACAAGGATTTGCTTTTataatgtttacttttataatcTTTGCATTATCTTTAAGGTTGCTACTTTTTCTACATAACGAATGATACATGAGTTTGCTTCCATGTTTTGCTGAAGTCAAAACTAGTTT
This window contains:
- the KBTBD12 gene encoding kelch repeat and BTB domain-containing protein 12 isoform X1; this translates as MECKTEGKEKYQHSLNLLNQVKNMRELAEMIDVVLIAEGEKFPCHRLVLSAFSPYFKAMFTCGLLECTQREVILYDITAESVSVILNYMYNAALEINNANVQTVAMAAYFMQMEEIFSVCQKYMMDHMDASNCVGIYYFAKQIGAEDLSDQSKKYLYQHFAEVSLHEEILEIEAHQFLKLIKSDDLNISREESILDLVLRWVNHNQEMRTEHLVELLKQVRLELINPSFLRQALKRNTMLLCDANCIDIIQNAFKAIKTPQQHSLNLRYGMETTSLLLCIGNNSSGIRSRHRNYGDASFCFDPVSRKTYFVSSPKYGEGLGTVCAGVVMENNTIIVAGEASASKLSRQKNKNVEIYRYHDRGNQFWEKLCTAEFRELYALGSVHNDLYVIGGQMKVKNQYLITNCVDKYSVERDSWRRMSPLPLQLACHAVVTVNNKLYVIGGWTPQMDLPDEEPDRLSNRLLQYDPSQDQWTDRAPMKFSKYRFSTAVVNSEIYVLGGIGCVGRDKGQVRKCLDVVEIYNPDGDFWREGPPMPSPLLSLRTNSTNAGTVDGKLYVCGGFHGADSKPAGNLELRTKGEQKELQEKPSTSFSRNKREDDMGQRKWKIDMKLSPKKYWSWTHGKTNGML
- the KBTBD12 gene encoding kelch repeat and BTB domain-containing protein 12 isoform X2; protein product: MECKTEGKEKYQHSLNLLNQVKNMRELAEMIDVVLIAEGEKFPCHRLVLSAFSPYFKAMFTCGLLECTQREVILYDITAESVSVILNYMYNAALEINNANVQTVAMAAYFMQMEEIFSVCQKYMMDHMDASNCVGIYYFAKQIGAEDLSDQSKKYLYQHFAEVSLHEEILEIEAHQFLKLIKSDDLNISREESILDLVLRWVNHNQEMRTEHLVELLKQVRLELINPSFLRQALKRNTMLLCDANCIDIIQNAFKAIKTPQQHSLNLRYGMETTSLLLCIGNNSSGIRSRHRNYGDASFCFDPVSRKTYFVSSPKYGEGLGTVCAGVVMENNTIIVAGEASASKLSRQKNKNVEIYRYHDRGNQFWEKLCTAEFRELYALGSVHNDLYVIGGQMKVKNQYLITNCVDKYSVERDSWRRMSPLPLQLACHAVVTVNNKLYVIGGWTPQMDLPDEEPDRLSNRLLQYDPSQDQWTDRAPMKFSKYRFSTAVVNSEIYVLGGIGCVGRDKGQVRKCLDVVEIYNPDGDFWREGPPMPSPLLSLRTNSTNAGTVDGKLYVCGGFHGADRHEVISKEILELDPWENQWNVVAINVLMHDSYDVCLVARMNPRDLIPPPSDLVEEGSEH